In the genome of Cutibacterium equinum, one region contains:
- a CDS encoding cell division protein FtsL yields MGRLGFAILIVVMLGIGLAGLLVLNTTIQAQSMQIAQETRNLNVLQHQQAVLAADVDHLRGPQNLQEEAKKLGMRPNPYGSYIDLRTGKVMGTQTKVNGKEALGVIGETAKPKVDKP; encoded by the coding sequence ATGGGCAGACTCGGCTTCGCCATCCTCATCGTCGTCATGCTGGGCATCGGATTGGCTGGGCTCCTGGTGCTCAACACCACGATCCAGGCACAGTCCATGCAGATCGCCCAGGAGACTCGCAATCTCAACGTCCTGCAGCATCAGCAGGCCGTGCTGGCTGCTGACGTGGACCACCTGCGAGGGCCCCAGAACTTGCAGGAAGAGGCCAAGAAGCTGGGTATGAGGCCCAATCCCTACGGTTCCTACATCGACCTGCGCACTGGCAAGGTCATGGGAACTCAGACAAAGGTCAATGGCAAGGAGGCGCTGGGAGTCATTGGTGAGACGGCCAAGCCAAAGGTGGACAAGCCGTGA
- a CDS encoding peptidoglycan D,D-transpeptidase FtsI family protein, giving the protein MASQRGRLTIIMAAFLVFAVGLAGRALQLQAIEAPAYAASAAARMKYTYSLQPDRGQLTDRNGTVMARTQPAVLVFVDPRMISRNGVDERVTMSRAQREKAAAAPKAVAKILAKHLGGRPEDYRKAVTATDSKGNLSRYSVVRRHVDSYTFDLIKEDMKKGEWYGVFKSNDPIRTYPSGDVASNVVGFVNAEGKGAGGFEYTHDKALAGVPGKESYEASTWGRIPLGSNTLVPAVNGTSYTLTLDAQLQLMAQQALETAIKNAKAKSGEIIIMDVTNSEVLAMASMPTFDANKPGKVKEDQTRNRAIQDAYEPGSVQKVLTMAALTDQGIITPDTRIVVPPALTSGGGKITDAEPHGTEHLTARGVLVHSSNIGTALFARKLDKPTMVSYLKSFGLGVPTGIGLPGEAQGQIPKPDMPDYTRDQVAFGQGLSVTAIQEAAAVAGIVNGGVYHSPTIIKSAVDGHGEPVEVPGTTTRRVISQQASEQVRDMMENVVSTAKGRPIADYRMGGKTGTAQRVDPECHCYRGYISSFMAVAPIEKPRILTYVVINQPTHGHTGTEVAQPAARQLMSVALPRYGVRPSTDKARKEPLEYEP; this is encoded by the coding sequence ATGGCTTCCCAGCGCGGCCGTCTGACGATCATCATGGCGGCATTTCTCGTGTTCGCGGTGGGTCTGGCTGGCCGTGCTCTGCAGTTGCAGGCCATTGAGGCTCCTGCGTATGCGGCCTCGGCGGCGGCGCGGATGAAATACACCTACAGCCTGCAGCCCGACCGCGGACAGCTCACTGATCGTAACGGCACCGTCATGGCTCGGACCCAGCCGGCAGTGCTGGTATTCGTCGACCCCCGGATGATCTCGCGCAATGGTGTTGACGAGCGCGTCACCATGAGCCGCGCCCAGCGGGAGAAAGCTGCTGCCGCCCCGAAGGCGGTCGCCAAGATCCTGGCCAAGCACCTTGGTGGCCGTCCCGAGGATTACCGCAAGGCCGTCACGGCCACCGATTCCAAGGGCAATCTCAGCCGCTACTCCGTGGTGCGTCGCCATGTCGACAGCTATACCTTCGACCTCATCAAGGAGGACATGAAGAAGGGGGAGTGGTACGGCGTCTTCAAGTCCAATGATCCGATCCGTACCTATCCTTCCGGAGACGTGGCGTCCAATGTCGTCGGGTTCGTCAATGCCGAGGGTAAGGGAGCTGGCGGTTTCGAGTACACCCATGACAAGGCCTTGGCAGGTGTGCCCGGCAAGGAGTCCTACGAGGCGTCGACGTGGGGACGCATCCCGCTGGGGTCCAACACCCTCGTTCCTGCTGTCAACGGCACCAGTTACACCCTGACCCTTGACGCCCAGTTGCAACTCATGGCCCAGCAGGCACTGGAGACGGCCATCAAGAACGCCAAGGCCAAGAGTGGCGAGATCATCATCATGGACGTCACCAATAGTGAGGTGCTCGCCATGGCGTCGATGCCCACCTTCGACGCGAACAAGCCTGGAAAGGTCAAGGAGGACCAGACCCGCAACCGGGCCATCCAGGACGCCTACGAGCCGGGATCCGTTCAGAAGGTCCTGACGATGGCCGCCCTCACCGACCAGGGAATCATCACCCCTGACACGCGCATCGTCGTACCTCCGGCCCTGACTTCTGGCGGCGGCAAGATCACCGATGCCGAGCCTCACGGCACCGAGCACCTGACCGCTCGCGGGGTTCTCGTGCACTCCTCGAACATCGGAACGGCCCTGTTCGCCCGAAAGCTCGACAAGCCGACGATGGTCTCCTACCTCAAGAGTTTCGGTCTGGGGGTGCCGACCGGAATCGGTCTGCCCGGCGAGGCTCAAGGACAGATTCCCAAGCCGGACATGCCTGATTACACCCGGGACCAGGTGGCATTCGGCCAGGGGCTGTCGGTGACCGCGATCCAGGAGGCCGCCGCAGTGGCTGGCATTGTCAATGGTGGCGTCTATCACTCCCCGACGATCATCAAGTCTGCTGTTGACGGTCACGGCGAACCTGTTGAAGTTCCCGGGACGACGACCCGCCGAGTGATCTCGCAGCAGGCCTCCGAGCAGGTCCGCGACATGATGGAGAACGTCGTTTCGACGGCCAAGGGCCGCCCCATCGCGGATTACCGGATGGGTGGAAAAACGGGTACCGCTCAGCGGGTCGACCCGGAATGCCACTGCTATCGCGGTTACATCTCCTCATTCATGGCCGTCGCTCCCATCGAGAAGCCGCGTATTCTCACCTACGTCGTCATCAACCAGCCCACCCACGGACACACAGGTACGGAGGTGGCCCAGCCTGCGGCGCGGCAACTCATGTCCGTCGCCCTGCCGCGCTACGGTGTGCGACCGTCCACCGACAAAGCGCGCAAGGAACCTTTGGAGTACGAGCCGTGA
- a CDS encoding UDP-N-acetylmuramoyl-L-alanyl-D-glutamate--2,6-diaminopimelate ligase, with product MSPEPTTTPMSSADAALRPTQVNPIAWVDVVAALDGCSADENGPAISGITLDSRQVRPGDLYVGLRGLHAHGARFAASAVEAGAVAVLTDAEGATLAADAGVPIIVVPHPRAAMAVAAATIFGHPADDMTMFGITGTNGKTTTAFLVEAGLRSAGHHVGTIGTIGFRLDGAELPSARTTVTTPEAPDLQGLFAAMAQQGATDVVMEVSSHALALQRVNGTRFDVAAFTNLGRDHLDFHKTLDEYFEAKARLFTPDVARIGVINVDDPRGRQLVERMQASGVTVVTTSIHEPADYQVTSWYPGPRGAIFDVTTPSGQRTLELSLPGEYNVRNAAMALAMLEAAGLSFDEVVQGLCSAQVPGRMERVDLGPDSPTVLVDFAHTPQAIASALDAARSSVHGGRLIAVLGAGGDRDAAKRGPMGRVAAERADVVIITDDNPRTEDPAVIRAAVLEGAHEAARDGVIVVDGGRRREAINEALRMAEVADVICVLGKGHETGQHVGSEVLPFDDREVIRAEWHTLAGRAEEDLTR from the coding sequence GTGAGCCCTGAACCTACTACCACCCCCATGTCATCTGCGGACGCCGCATTGCGGCCCACGCAGGTCAATCCCATCGCCTGGGTTGACGTGGTGGCGGCCCTCGACGGGTGTTCGGCCGACGAGAACGGTCCTGCCATCAGTGGGATCACCTTGGATTCTCGCCAGGTACGTCCCGGCGACCTGTACGTCGGTCTGCGCGGTCTCCATGCCCACGGGGCCCGATTCGCTGCCTCAGCCGTCGAGGCCGGCGCGGTGGCAGTTCTCACTGACGCCGAGGGTGCGACGCTCGCGGCGGATGCTGGTGTGCCGATCATCGTCGTCCCGCATCCCCGTGCTGCCATGGCAGTTGCGGCGGCCACGATCTTCGGCCATCCCGCTGACGACATGACGATGTTCGGGATCACCGGCACCAACGGCAAGACGACGACAGCCTTCTTGGTGGAGGCGGGTCTGCGCTCCGCCGGACACCACGTCGGGACGATCGGGACGATCGGGTTCCGGCTCGATGGTGCGGAGTTGCCAAGTGCCCGTACCACGGTGACGACTCCGGAGGCTCCGGATCTTCAGGGCCTCTTTGCTGCCATGGCGCAGCAGGGAGCGACCGACGTCGTCATGGAGGTGTCCTCCCACGCACTTGCCCTGCAGCGGGTCAACGGCACCCGGTTCGACGTTGCCGCCTTCACCAACCTCGGTCGCGATCATCTTGACTTCCACAAGACCCTCGACGAGTACTTCGAGGCCAAGGCGCGACTTTTCACCCCGGATGTGGCCAGGATCGGCGTCATCAACGTTGACGACCCGCGTGGCCGTCAACTTGTCGAGAGGATGCAGGCCAGTGGCGTCACGGTGGTGACGACCTCGATCCACGAACCTGCGGATTACCAGGTGACCTCGTGGTATCCCGGGCCACGTGGGGCCATCTTCGACGTCACGACCCCGTCGGGGCAGCGCACCCTCGAATTGTCCCTGCCCGGTGAGTACAACGTCCGCAACGCGGCCATGGCTTTGGCCATGTTGGAAGCCGCAGGGCTGTCCTTCGACGAGGTCGTGCAGGGGCTGTGTTCTGCTCAAGTGCCAGGTCGGATGGAACGCGTCGATCTGGGGCCGGACTCACCGACCGTTCTGGTGGATTTCGCGCACACTCCGCAGGCGATTGCTTCTGCTCTCGATGCGGCGCGCTCCTCGGTCCACGGGGGACGTCTCATCGCTGTTCTGGGAGCTGGGGGAGACCGTGACGCGGCCAAGCGCGGTCCCATGGGTCGGGTTGCGGCCGAGAGGGCTGACGTCGTCATCATCACTGACGACAACCCACGTACTGAGGATCCGGCAGTGATCCGTGCTGCGGTGCTGGAAGGAGCCCACGAGGCGGCCAGGGACGGCGTCATCGTCGTTGATGGTGGGCGCCGTCGCGAGGCAATCAACGAGGCGTTGAGAATGGCTGAGGTCGCAGACGTCATCTGCGTGCTCGGCAAGGGCCACGAAACCGGACAACACGTTGGCAGCGAGGTGTTGCCATTCGACGATCGTGAGGTCATTCGCGCTGAATGGCACACCCTCGCCGGGCGCGCCGAGGAGGATCTGACGCGATGA
- a CDS encoding UDP-N-acetylmuramoyl-tripeptide--D-alanyl-D-alanine ligase, producing MRTVDIATLSRIVEAEPVDGCAQVGPDVVIDTRKVTPGALFVALPGSKADGHDFSTDAQDAGAAAVLGTRTTDAQLPHLVVDDGQAGLSRLARHVVDTERARGMRTIALTGSSGKTSTKDMLAQVLEVCGPTVAPVGSFNNEIGVPLTACRVDEKTAFLVSEMGSRGRGHIAWLTSIVAPDVAMVLNVGTAHLGEFGSREGIAEAKGEIVEALSPDGWAVLNAADDLVAGMAARTRGHIAWFSPDPDHRRRDAEIEVWAESITSDDLDRHSFTLGVRRGESTWTSPVQLTTMGAHQVANAVAATAAALAALELNSAVDENTVGRIATALSKAVSRSAMRMQLLERADGLVLVEDCYNANPDSMAASLTAMGHVLRSRRVTDPSTRGIAVLGDMLELGDDSARLHVESGRRAGQAGFDVVIAVGDQAESIAAGASAEGAHVIVTTVDEAAGSLSWTSHDVVLLKASRGLALERVGRAVFEEREAQA from the coding sequence ATGAGAACTGTCGACATTGCCACGCTGTCTCGCATCGTTGAGGCCGAACCGGTCGATGGCTGTGCACAGGTGGGCCCTGACGTCGTCATCGACACTCGCAAGGTGACTCCGGGGGCTCTCTTCGTCGCCTTGCCAGGTTCCAAGGCGGACGGACACGACTTCAGCACGGATGCCCAGGACGCTGGCGCGGCTGCTGTGCTGGGTACCCGCACCACCGACGCCCAGTTGCCGCACCTCGTGGTTGACGACGGTCAGGCTGGACTGTCGCGGTTGGCTCGTCACGTCGTGGACACTGAGCGGGCTCGCGGTATGCGCACCATTGCCCTCACGGGGTCCAGCGGCAAGACGAGTACCAAGGACATGCTGGCCCAGGTCCTCGAGGTCTGTGGTCCTACGGTGGCTCCGGTGGGATCGTTCAACAATGAGATCGGTGTGCCGCTGACGGCATGCCGCGTCGATGAGAAGACCGCATTCCTGGTGTCCGAGATGGGGTCTCGCGGGCGTGGTCACATTGCATGGCTGACCTCCATCGTTGCCCCTGACGTCGCCATGGTCCTCAATGTCGGGACCGCCCACCTGGGTGAGTTCGGATCCCGTGAGGGCATTGCCGAGGCCAAGGGCGAAATCGTCGAGGCCCTCAGCCCTGACGGCTGGGCCGTACTCAATGCCGCCGATGATCTGGTGGCTGGGATGGCTGCGCGGACCCGCGGCCATATCGCGTGGTTCAGCCCTGACCCCGATCATCGGCGTCGCGATGCCGAGATCGAGGTGTGGGCCGAGTCGATCACGTCTGATGATCTGGACCGTCACTCCTTCACCCTGGGGGTTCGTCGGGGGGAGTCGACCTGGACCAGCCCGGTTCAGTTGACGACGATGGGAGCCCACCAGGTTGCCAACGCTGTCGCCGCCACGGCCGCAGCGCTGGCAGCTCTGGAGCTCAACTCAGCCGTCGATGAGAACACCGTCGGTCGCATCGCGACGGCCTTGAGCAAGGCTGTGTCGCGGTCTGCCATGAGGATGCAACTGCTCGAGCGGGCTGATGGTCTGGTCCTGGTTGAGGATTGTTACAACGCCAACCCTGACTCGATGGCTGCCTCCTTGACGGCCATGGGGCACGTCCTGAGGTCGCGTCGGGTCACGGACCCCAGCACCCGTGGAATCGCTGTGCTCGGCGACATGCTCGAGCTCGGCGATGATTCCGCGCGACTCCACGTCGAATCGGGTCGACGTGCTGGTCAGGCCGGGTTTGACGTCGTCATCGCGGTTGGTGACCAGGCCGAGAGTATTGCCGCTGGCGCATCCGCTGAAGGCGCACATGTGATCGTCACTACCGTCGACGAGGCTGCTGGGTCGCTAAGTTGGACCTCGCACGATGTCGTCCTGCTCAAGGCATCCCGGGGCCTGGCCCTGGAGCGGGTGGGGCGCGCTGTGTTCGAGGAGAGGGAGGCTCAGGCGTGA
- the mraY gene encoding phospho-N-acetylmuramoyl-pentapeptide-transferase produces MKNILLAGVVSMIGTLVGTRWFIHWLAARGYGQIIRDDGPTTHKTKKGTPTMGGAVIIASVLLAYSVAHLVTWTHPSVSAVLVLWLFAGLGLIGFLDDWTKISKQRSLGLKPKGKLLGQAFVAVTFAVAVMYFPDSHGVTPGSPAISFLRDISWLNLPIWLGIIWVILLIAGSSNAVNLTDGLDGLATGASTMVFGAYTLLTIWQFNQWCSRPTTAGSHCYAVRDPYDIAVVAIAIAGACFGFLWWNAKPAKIFLGDTGSLALGGAVAGMAVVSRTELLLVIIGALFVIETVSVMIQVSVFKLTGGKRVFKMAPLHHHFELKGWAEVTVVIRFWIICGLAVAAGLGIFYAEWVAGQ; encoded by the coding sequence GTGAAGAACATCCTGCTCGCCGGCGTGGTGTCAATGATCGGCACCCTCGTCGGCACGCGGTGGTTCATTCACTGGCTCGCCGCAAGGGGATACGGCCAGATCATTCGTGACGACGGCCCGACCACCCACAAGACGAAGAAGGGCACCCCGACGATGGGCGGTGCCGTCATCATCGCCTCAGTGCTGTTGGCCTACTCCGTCGCCCATCTGGTGACGTGGACCCACCCGAGTGTCTCGGCCGTCCTGGTTCTCTGGCTGTTCGCCGGCCTGGGGCTCATCGGATTCCTCGACGACTGGACGAAGATTTCCAAACAACGCTCATTGGGCCTCAAACCCAAGGGAAAGCTGCTTGGCCAGGCCTTTGTCGCCGTCACCTTCGCCGTTGCAGTGATGTACTTCCCGGATTCCCACGGGGTCACTCCGGGCTCCCCGGCAATCTCCTTCCTGCGCGACATCTCCTGGCTCAACCTGCCGATCTGGTTGGGCATCATCTGGGTGATCCTGCTCATTGCGGGCAGCTCCAATGCGGTGAATCTCACCGATGGTCTGGACGGGTTGGCAACGGGTGCCTCCACGATGGTCTTCGGCGCCTACACCCTGTTGACCATTTGGCAGTTCAACCAGTGGTGTTCGCGTCCGACCACTGCCGGTAGCCATTGCTACGCAGTGCGTGATCCGTATGACATCGCTGTGGTGGCCATTGCCATCGCGGGAGCCTGTTTCGGTTTCCTGTGGTGGAATGCGAAGCCTGCCAAGATCTTCCTCGGTGACACCGGGTCCTTGGCTCTCGGTGGTGCTGTCGCAGGTATGGCCGTCGTCAGTCGTACTGAACTGTTGCTGGTCATCATTGGTGCCCTGTTCGTCATCGAGACGGTCTCGGTGATGATTCAGGTGAGCGTGTTCAAACTCACCGGCGGAAAACGCGTTTTCAAGATGGCCCCGTTGCATCACCACTTCGAGTTGAAGGGGTGGGCTGAGGTGACCGTGGTCATCAGGTTTTGGATCATTTGCGGCCTGGCCGTCGCGGCTGGCCTGGGAATCTTCTACGCAGAATGGGTGGCAGGGCAGTGA
- the murD gene encoding UDP-N-acetylmuramoyl-L-alanine--D-glutamate ligase — translation MGGRAVTFSGRVDLSTADRLFDWSGVRVVVAGLGTSGFAAADALLDLDARVLVLDDSDDDSHRDKGGLLEVLGAEVRLGPGSAAELPEDTDLVVVSPGWRPTQPLVASALLQGIPVWGEPELAWRLMHPDRVVTWLGITGTNGKTTTTQMTESILNAAGLRASAVGNIGRPILEAMADEIDYDVFAVELSSFQLHWSPSLSLRSAAVLNLQQDHLEWYAHDDDPLSSYAADKARIYHQVTNSCVYNVADPATERMVEEADVVEGARAIGFTTGIPGPSMIGVVDDLIVDRAFVEQRATSAMELARLEDVHPFAPHNVENALAAAALTRSFGVPATAVGQGLRDLHLGGHRIETVHEAGGITWVDDSKATNPHAANSSMRAFEHIVWIAGGQAKGTTFDELVTTHAEKLRGAILLGTDRAVIAASLAEHAPQVPVVVIDDMSPECMVKAVHEAARMARPGDTVLLAPGCASLDIWPGYAARGDDFASAARQIDGPAADG, via the coding sequence ATGGGTGGCAGGGCAGTGACGTTCTCCGGAAGAGTTGATCTGAGCACGGCCGATCGGCTGTTCGACTGGTCGGGAGTGCGCGTCGTCGTCGCAGGCCTGGGAACCTCTGGCTTCGCCGCTGCCGACGCCCTGCTCGACCTCGACGCACGTGTTCTCGTCCTCGACGATTCTGACGACGACTCCCACCGCGACAAGGGAGGGCTGCTCGAGGTCCTGGGAGCCGAGGTGCGATTGGGGCCTGGCTCGGCAGCCGAGCTTCCCGAGGACACCGACCTTGTTGTCGTGTCCCCAGGGTGGCGTCCGACCCAGCCCTTGGTGGCCAGCGCCCTCCTTCAGGGGATCCCGGTCTGGGGAGAACCAGAACTGGCTTGGCGTCTCATGCATCCGGATCGCGTCGTCACGTGGCTGGGCATCACCGGCACCAATGGCAAGACGACAACCACCCAGATGACCGAGTCGATTCTCAACGCCGCAGGGTTGCGAGCCAGCGCTGTCGGCAACATCGGCCGCCCCATCCTGGAGGCGATGGCCGACGAGATCGACTACGACGTCTTTGCCGTCGAGCTGTCCAGCTTCCAACTGCACTGGTCGCCTTCCCTGTCCCTGCGCTCGGCTGCCGTGCTCAACCTGCAGCAGGATCATCTGGAGTGGTACGCCCACGACGACGATCCCCTCTCCTCCTATGCCGCTGACAAGGCACGCATCTACCACCAGGTGACCAATTCCTGCGTCTACAACGTTGCCGATCCCGCTACCGAGCGCATGGTCGAGGAGGCTGACGTCGTCGAGGGGGCTCGCGCCATCGGCTTCACCACCGGCATTCCGGGCCCCTCCATGATCGGTGTCGTCGACGATCTCATCGTCGACCGTGCCTTCGTCGAACAACGGGCGACCTCTGCCATGGAGTTGGCTCGCCTCGAGGACGTCCATCCTTTCGCCCCACACAATGTCGAGAATGCCTTGGCAGCAGCTGCCCTGACCCGCTCCTTCGGAGTCCCCGCGACCGCTGTCGGACAGGGATTGCGTGATCTCCACCTGGGCGGTCATCGCATCGAGACCGTCCATGAGGCTGGGGGCATCACCTGGGTCGACGACTCCAAGGCCACCAACCCTCATGCCGCGAACTCCTCGATGCGAGCCTTCGAGCACATCGTGTGGATTGCCGGAGGTCAGGCCAAGGGCACCACCTTCGACGAGCTGGTCACCACCCACGCTGAGAAGCTGCGTGGCGCCATCCTGCTGGGAACCGACCGCGCTGTCATCGCCGCGTCCTTGGCCGAGCATGCCCCGCAGGTCCCCGTCGTCGTCATCGATGACATGTCGCCAGAGTGCATGGTCAAGGCAGTCCACGAGGCCGCCAGGATGGCTCGTCCGGGAGACACCGTCCTGCTGGCCCCGGGATGCGCAAGCCTTGACATCTGGCCTGGATACGCTGCTCGCGGCGACGACTTCGCCAGCGCGGCACGACAGATCGACGGGCCGGCTGCCGATGGCTGA
- the ftsW gene encoding putative lipid II flippase FtsW produces the protein MLAQPFLDYYVILATTVLLCGIGALMGLSSSSVYSQSLGNGPYHFAIRQILFLVVGAIAAAVVSRLSEAHLRQLGGLSYAVVCLMLVLVLTSLGSDAGKGNQSWLVLGPVSLQPSEFAKFALVLIGASYMSSRREEMATLKGVGIYLALYGVIGLLVVAQGDLGTTMIIGLIMLAQMWNFGVPKRYLGALIGLGLVAVLMLIAITPYRAQRVLSFLHPDNGATTSQQPLSAIYALATGGWWGVGIGASRQKWGGLYDGAQNDFVFAVLGEEMGLLGTLGVIVLFTLLVWAGIRTAMRQDSLFRRSAASTATAWIATQAIINMAVSLNLLPVVGVPLPFISIGGSALVSVLLAVGIMLACARTEPDARRSAEASRRSEPARVTSVVDGGHRG, from the coding sequence TTGCTGGCTCAACCCTTCTTGGACTACTACGTCATCCTCGCCACCACCGTGCTGCTGTGCGGCATCGGTGCGTTGATGGGGCTGTCCTCGTCATCGGTGTACTCCCAGTCTCTGGGGAACGGGCCCTACCACTTCGCCATTCGCCAGATCCTCTTCCTCGTCGTCGGGGCGATTGCCGCAGCGGTGGTGTCTCGGCTCTCGGAAGCGCACCTGCGTCAACTGGGCGGGCTGAGCTATGCCGTCGTGTGCCTCATGCTGGTTCTGGTGCTGACCTCGCTGGGATCTGATGCTGGCAAGGGAAACCAGTCGTGGTTGGTTCTTGGCCCGGTCAGCTTGCAGCCCTCGGAGTTCGCGAAGTTCGCCCTGGTCCTCATCGGTGCCAGCTACATGTCGTCGCGGCGCGAGGAGATGGCAACGCTCAAGGGCGTGGGCATTTATCTCGCGCTGTATGGAGTCATCGGGTTGCTGGTCGTCGCCCAGGGAGACCTTGGTACGACGATGATCATCGGGCTCATCATGCTGGCTCAGATGTGGAACTTTGGGGTGCCAAAACGCTATTTGGGTGCCCTCATCGGTCTGGGCCTGGTAGCAGTCCTGATGCTCATCGCGATCACTCCCTACCGAGCTCAGCGGGTGTTGTCCTTCCTGCATCCTGACAATGGTGCGACGACCTCCCAACAGCCGCTCTCGGCGATCTACGCCCTGGCAACTGGTGGCTGGTGGGGAGTCGGTATCGGTGCCTCCCGCCAGAAGTGGGGAGGACTCTACGACGGTGCTCAGAACGACTTCGTCTTCGCCGTCCTCGGTGAGGAGATGGGTCTGCTCGGCACCCTCGGCGTCATCGTGCTGTTCACCCTGCTCGTGTGGGCGGGAATCAGGACCGCGATGCGTCAGGACTCCCTCTTCCGTCGTTCGGCCGCATCGACGGCCACCGCCTGGATTGCGACCCAGGCCATCATCAACATGGCGGTCTCGTTGAACCTGTTGCCGGTCGTCGGCGTGCCGCTTCCCTTCATCTCCATCGGTGGATCGGCCTTGGTGTCGGTGCTGCTGGCGGTCGGCATCATGTTGGCGTGTGCCCGTACCGAGCCAGACGCTCGGCGCAGTGCCGAGGCTTCCCGACGCAGCGAGCCTGCTCGTGTGACCAGTGTGGTCGACGGAGGTCACCGTGGCTGA
- the murG gene encoding undecaprenyldiphospho-muramoylpentapeptide beta-N-acetylglucosaminyltransferase: protein MVNVVLAGGGTAGHTSPLIATAKALQDRGVTVSCIGTPKGLEGKVIPEAGLELDMIPPVPLPRTLNADLFKVPGRLASAVRQAGAVLKQRQADVVVGFGGYVSLPAYLAARKAKIPVVVHEQNAVPGLANKIAARFAAFVGTAFPQTPLPKATFVGMPLRTQITDLADASQEDRAERCARARGSLGLDADRPTLLVSGGSQGAVAINDAVIAARETLLADGVQILHVLGPKNIKDNTKVVDEATGAAWVPVGYVDDMASAYAAADLMVARSGAGTVVETATVGLPTIYVPLPHGNGEQARNATSAVTAGAGVVVANADLDAQRLLAETARIHDADALATMSAAGRGLMPAHAAEEMATRVISLANSK, encoded by the coding sequence ATGGTGAACGTTGTCCTGGCGGGCGGAGGAACGGCCGGCCACACCTCCCCGCTCATTGCCACCGCGAAGGCTCTGCAGGACCGTGGCGTCACGGTGTCGTGCATCGGGACTCCCAAGGGCCTTGAGGGGAAAGTCATCCCGGAGGCCGGTCTCGAACTCGACATGATTCCTCCGGTGCCGCTGCCGCGCACCCTCAACGCCGATCTGTTCAAGGTTCCTGGACGGTTGGCCTCAGCGGTACGCCAGGCAGGTGCGGTGCTCAAGCAGCGCCAGGCCGACGTCGTCGTGGGCTTCGGCGGCTACGTCTCGCTGCCGGCGTATCTGGCTGCCAGGAAGGCCAAGATCCCCGTCGTCGTCCACGAGCAGAACGCTGTTCCCGGGCTGGCCAACAAGATCGCCGCCCGGTTCGCGGCCTTCGTCGGTACGGCGTTCCCGCAGACCCCGTTGCCCAAGGCCACCTTTGTCGGTATGCCGCTGCGCACGCAGATCACTGACCTGGCAGACGCCAGCCAGGAAGATCGAGCTGAGCGTTGTGCCCGGGCTCGTGGCAGCCTCGGGCTGGATGCCGACCGTCCCACCCTGCTCGTGTCGGGCGGATCCCAGGGGGCGGTTGCCATCAATGACGCCGTCATCGCAGCACGTGAGACCCTCCTTGCCGATGGTGTGCAGATCCTCCACGTCCTGGGCCCCAAGAACATCAAGGACAACACCAAGGTCGTCGACGAGGCGACCGGAGCTGCCTGGGTCCCGGTCGGATACGTTGACGACATGGCCAGTGCCTACGCGGCTGCCGACCTCATGGTGGCTCGTTCCGGAGCTGGAACAGTGGTGGAGACCGCCACGGTCGGTCTGCCGACGATCTACGTTCCGTTGCCGCACGGCAATGGAGAACAGGCGCGCAATGCCACCTCGGCCGTTACGGCCGGGGCTGGTGTCGTCGTCGCCAATGCGGACCTGGACGCTCAACGACTTCTTGCTGAGACCGCGCGCATCCATGACGCCGACGCCCTGGCCACAATGTCGGCTGCTGGGCGAGGACTCATGCCTGCCCACGCCGCCGAGGAGATGGCGACCCGGGTGATCTCGCTCGCCAATTCGAAGTGA